The proteins below come from a single Epinephelus moara isolate mb chromosome 19, YSFRI_EMoa_1.0, whole genome shotgun sequence genomic window:
- the LOC126406809 gene encoding elongation of very long chain fatty acids protein 6-like produces the protein MLQVNETELPVLSEYSFERRFDERGAIQWMQANWSKSFVFSALYAALVFGGQHYMKPRPKMNLRRPLILWSLSLALFSIIGAIRTGSYMFHILSSSGFRQSICDQSFYNGPVSKFWAYAFVLSKAPELGDTAFVVLRKQKLLFLHWYHHITVLLYSWYSYKDMVAGGGWFMTMNYTVHALMYSYYAARAAGLRVPRPFAVLITSAQIVQMAMGLTVSVLVYRWMQHGDCPSRLDNITWAAIMYLSYLLLFSNFFYQTYLRRRGDAKTHKAE, from the exons atGCTGCAGGTGAATGAGACGGAGCTTCCGGTCCTGTCGGAGTACAGCTTCGAGCGGCGCTTTGACGAGAGAGGAGCGATTCAGTGGATGCAGGCTAACTG GAGCAAGTCTTTCGTGTTCAGCGCTCTGTACGCCGCCCTGGTGTTCGGAGGTCAGCACTACATGAAGCCTCGACCCAAAATGAACCTGCGGCGGCCGCTCATCCTCTGGTCGCTCAGCCTCGCCCTCTTCAG cATCATCGGTGCGATCCGGACCGGCTCCTACATGTTCCACATCCTGAGCAGCAGCGGCTTCAGACAGTCCATCTGTGACCAGAGCTTCTATAACGGACCCGTCAGCAAGTTCTGGGCCTACGCCTTCGTCCTGAGCAAAGCTCCAGAGCTCG GCGACACGGCGTTTGTCGTGCTGAGGAAGCAGAAGCTGCTCTTCCTGCACTGGTACCACCACATCACCGTGCTGCTGTACTCCTGGTACTCCTACAAAGACATGGTGGCCGGCGGCGGCTGGTTCATGACCATGAACTACACCGTGCACGCGCTCATGTACAGCTACTACGCAGCGCGTGCCGCCGGCCTGCGCGTGCCGCGGCCGTTCGCCGTGCTCATCACCAGCGCTCAGATCGTTCAGATGGCGATGGGGTTGACGGTGAGCGTGCTGGTGTACCGCTGGATGCAGCACGGAGACTGCCCCTCCCGCCTCGACAACATCACCTGGGCCGCCATCATGTACCTCAGCTACCTGCTGCTCTTCTCCAACTTCTTCTACCAGACGTACCTGCGCCGCCGCGGGGACGCCAAGACGCATAAGGCTGAGTAG